Genomic window (Streptomyces liliiviolaceus):
GACCCCTCGACCGACCGGGGCCGCTGACCTCGTAGAACTGCGAAAAGAGTACGGGCCGGCCTCCGAGGAGGCCGGCCCGTCCCATGCGCTCGTGTACGACCGCGGTGTCAGGACCGCGGCGGATTGTCGTCCTTGCCCGACCCGAACTGGTCCTTCAGCCTGTCCTGGGCTGTGTCGACCTGACCGCTGTACTTGCCCTGAGTCCTGTCATCGACGAGGTCGCCGGCCTTGTCGATGCCCTTGCTCGTCTGCTCCGGGTGGCCCTTGAGCATGTCCTTGAGCTTGTCCATAACGGACATGAGTCATCCTCCTGATCGGTTCACCCCTACGTATCAAGGGTCACCGCAAGCGGCGGGTTTCGCATCCGGGGCGGAAAAGGCAGGTCGGAGGCGGTTCACGGCGGGGTCCGGGGACGTTACTGGGCCTCCGTGCGGCACTCCGGGTGGCCCCAGCCGTCAGGGTTTTTTGCGATGGTCTCGCCCGCCGCGTACGAGCGGCCGCAGCGGCAGCGGCCGGGGAACTTGGCCTTGAGCGTGCGCGAGGAGGACGCCGAGGAGGACGTGGACGACGAGGAGGTGCGCTTCTTCGCGGAGGCCGCCTTCGGGGTCGCCTTCTTGGCCGCCGGGGACTTCGGCGGCTCGGGAGAGCCCTGCTCGCTGCCCGCCGGCTTCTGGACGAAAGCGGCCTGGCTCGCCGCCCGGTCCGCGAAGTCGTTGAGGGGATCGCCGTCGACCTGGTGCGCGGGCACGTACCGGAACTCCACCGAGCGTCCGTCGAGCAACTCGTCGATGCGTACGACGAGTTCCTGGTTGGCCACGGGCTTGCCAGCGGCCGTCTTCCAGCCCTTGCGCTTCCAGCCCGGCAGCCAGGTGGTGACCGCCTTCATCGCGTACTGGGAGTCCATCCGGATCTCCAGCGGCACGCCCGGGTCCACGGCCGTCAACAGCCGTTCCAGTGCCGTCAGTTCGGCGACGTTGTTGGTCGCGGTGCCGAGCGGGCCCGCCTCCCATTCCGTGGGGGTTCCCGTGCCGTCACCCACGACCCAGGCCCAGCCTGCGGGGCCCGGGTTTCCTTTCGACGCCCCGTCACATGCGGCGATCACGCGTTCAGCCATGGGCACGATCATGCCAGGGGCGCGGGGCGGGGTCGGGCACTGGGTGAGGTGCGTGCGTATGTGCGGGTGCGTCGTGGCTTGTCGCACCGTTCCCCGCGCCCCTGGAAAACACAAGACCGCGCCGTTGCCCGCGCCCCTGAAAGCGGCAGGTCTTCCGGCGCGGGGTGTGGGCTATGTTGAACCTCAGTGGGACACGAAGGAGGCGCACCGGTGCCATCGCCGCAGCAGGCCCGCGCGCAGGCGTCCGCGATCAGTTCGGGGAAACCGGTCACGGAGGCGGAAGCGGCTCCCACGACCCGGCTGCGAGCCCTGTTCGACGGCCCCCGGCTCTCCCCCGGACAGCGGCGCATCGCCCAGTACCTGATCGAGCACATCACCGAGGCTGCCTTCCTATCGATCACGGACCTCGCGGAGCGCGTGGGCGTGAGCCAGCCGTCCGTGACCCGTTTCGCGACGGCGGTGGGCTTCAGCGGCTACCCCGCCCTGCGGGAACGCCTCCAGTCGATCGCGCTCAGCAAACTCGCCGGCTCGCCCGACGCCGCCGAGGAGGCCCGGCCCAACGAGCTGCAGGCCGCCGTCGACGCGGAGATCGACAACCTGGAGAACCTGCGCCGTGACTTCGCCGATCCGGAGCAGGTCATCGAGACCGGCCGCGCGCTGTCGCAGTCCACTCCGCTCACCGTCCTCGGGCTGCGGATCTCCGGTTCGCTGGCCGAATACTTCGCGTACGCCGCCCGGCGCATCCACCCCGATGTCCGACTGGTGACCCGGGGCGGCAGTGTCGCCTACGACGCCCTGCTGCAGTCGCGCGAGGCGGGCGGCACCTGGGTGCTGGCCTTCACCATGCCCCGGCACGCGCACGAGACGCTGACGGCCATGCGGGTCGCCCGGCGGGCCGGTCTGCGCGTCGCCCTGGTCACCGATCTGGGGCTGGGGCCGCTGGCCGACGAGGCCGACGTGGTATTCGCGACCGGTACCGGCGCACGGCTCGTCTTCGACTCGTACGCCGCGCCCGTCGTGCTGTCCGCCGCTCTGCTCCAGGCCATGACCGACGCCGATCCCGAGCGGACGCAGGCCCGCTTGGAGGACTACGAACAGGTCGCGGACGAGCACGTCTTCTTCCTCAAGGACTGATCAGAACCGATCGGGGCCGATCAGGACCGATCCGTTCCGGCCCTCCTCGGCCCATCAGCGGCATATGACTCCAGCATTCCGCAAGGCGAAATTCAGCCGCACAGGCACATGAATTTTTACATACCCTTGCTTACCAGACGGTATATATGAATACTTCTCGCTGATCGCGGATCCGGTGGGGTCCCGGTCGCCCGGGATCGCGGCGCACCCGCCTCGCGCCGCCCCGGGCGCAGGAACGGGCACCGCTCACGCACGCCCGTGGCGGCCCCGGTCAATCCCCTGGGCCGGGGCCGCCAAGAACGACCAGAACCGCCCGCCGGCCATCTCGGAAGCGATCCCCATGTCCCTGACGTACTCACCCATCAGCACGGACTGGCCCTGTCAGGTCAAGACGCCCGGCAACCGTGACTGGGAACGATCGGCGGCCAAATGGCTGCGCGAGCTGGTGCCGACCCGCTACGCCAGCTACCCGCTGCTGATCCGTCAGCCCGTCCTGCTCGCCCGGCACGCGCAGATCCAGCTCCAGCAGGAGATCCGGGTCGTGCGCACCGCGCTGCACAGCGCGCGGGCCGAGCTGCCCGCCCTGGGGATGCCGGAGTCCGTGATCGAGCACACGATCAAGCTGTACGCGGCCGAGCTGACGCAGTTGAACCACATCGCCCGGGGCGTCCGCGTGATCACGCAGGCGCTCGTGGAGAGCCACGGCGCACGTCAGGGCCACTGACCCGGTCACCGGCGACCCGCGGGGCACCATGGCACCCAGTTCCCCGATCGGAGCACACTGAGTGCCATCGACCTCTCGTGCGGTGCTAGGTTCCCCACCATGAGCGAGGCACCCCGTCCCGACCAGGCGGCCGATGTGAGCACCCCGAAGCCGCCGATGCGGGAGTCCCTCGTCGCGGCGGCGTTCCATCTGTTCGTGGAGCGGGGGTACGAGCAGACCACCGTCGACGACATCGTGGCCCTCGCGGGCGTCGGACGCCGGTCCTTCTTCCGGTACTTCCCGTCCAAGGAGGACGTGGTCTTCCCCGACCACGAGGGCTGCCTGGCCCGGATGACCGCCTTCCTGGGCGAGAGCGGCCCGGCGCACGAACCCGTGGAGCGCGTCTGCGACGCCGCACGCCTGGTGCTGCGCATGTACGCCGAGAACCCGGCGTTCTCCGTCCAGCGCTACCACCTCACCAGAAAGGTCCCGGGGCTGCGGACGTACGAACTCTCGGTGGTCTGGCGGTACGAGCGGGCGCTGGCCGAGTATCTGCGCGGACGTTTCTCGGGCCGGCCGGACGGGACGCTGCGGGCCGACGTCATCGCCGCGGCCGTGGTCGCCGCGCACAACAACGGGCTGCGGTCCTGGCTGCGTTCGGACGGCCGCGGCGACGCGGGCGCCGAGGTGGATCACGCCCTCGCCCACGTCCAGGGGGTGTTCGGGCCGCAGCAGGCGGCGGGCGCCCCGGCGCGGAGCCCCGGGCCGGACGGGAACGGGGCGGACGGGAACGGGGCCCGGGGCGGCGGCAAGGACGACGACGTGGTCGTCGTGGTCTCCCGGCGCGGCGCCCCGCTGTGGCGGGTCGTCCAGGAGATCGAGACCACGCTCGGCCGCGATCCCGCCTGATTTCCCCACCGATTGAGGGTACTGAGTGCCTTTACCTGTGGCACTGCGTGCCATATTCTGAAGTCGTGCGCGGCGCTGCCCGCACCTTCAGATTCCGGCCAGGCGCAGGGAGATGACATCGTGTTCCACCGAGGAAGCGGGACCACGACGGGCCTACTCGACCCGGGGACGATTGCGGGAACAGGGGCGGCGGCGACCGCGGCACCCGCCGAGGAGGGGCTCCTGTACCAGCGCTGCCGCTGGTGCGGGACCAGCACGTTCCACCGGCTGCTCTGCCCGGTCTGCGCGGGCAGCGATCTGCGTACGGAACGCAGCGCGGGCCTCGGCGTCATCCGCCACGCGACCGTCGTGCAGCGCAACACGCCCGGCGCGCGCAATGTCTCGCTCGTCGAGATGGCGGAGGGATTCACGGTCAGGGGCCGGGTCTCGGGACCGCTCGTCGCGATCCGCACCGGCGACCGGGTCCAGCTCACCACGTCGGCGGATCCGGTGCGCCGCGAGCCCGTGTTCAAGCTCTGCGACGAGCCCTTCTCCGGGCCGTACGCCGGGTCCTACTCCGGCTGGCACTGAGACACTCCGCTGCGCCGCGGGGGACACTGGGCGGGACGTATGTCCACGGAGAAGAGCCCGGAGGAACCCATGCACGCCCAGGACGTTCTGGTCGAAGCCTACGGACGCATCAAGGACGAGGTGCACGCCGCCGTCGTCGGCCTCTCCCCCGACGAGCTCAACGCCCGGCCCGGCGGCACGGCCAACTCGATCACCTGGCTGATCTGGCATCTCACCCGCGTACAGGACGACCATGTCGCCGACGCCTTCGGCTTCAAGCAGGTCTATCTGTCGGGCGGTTGGGCGGACCGCTTCGCACTGCCCCTCTCCGAGGACGACACGGGGTACGGCCATGACGCGCGGCAGGTCGGCGAGGTCCGGGTGGACTCGGGCGACCTCCTGACCGGCTACTACGACGCCGTGCACGAGCAGACCCTGCGGGCGCTGGGCGGCCTGCGCGCCGAGGACCTGGACCGCGTCGTCGACGAGAACTGGACCCCGGCCGTCACCCTGGGCGCCCGCCTGGTCAGCGTGCTCTCCGACGACCTGCAGCACGTGGGCCAGGCCGCCTACGCACGAGGGCTGTCGGCCGCCGACTGAGCCCCCCGCCCGTACGTCCGGCGCTGTGATGTGCGCCTCAGAGGCAACCCCGCCGCCGCGATCCTCGTCCTGATCCACAACGAGGTGGCGCGGCGGCGCCGGTGACCCGTCGAACCCAGGACAGTGATCCGAGGCGAAGAACCGGGGCACTATACACAGCATGTATACATGCTGTGTATAGGCAGGTCTGCCACGTCCACCGCACCCGGCGGACCGAAAGGCACCCATGTACGGCAAGGCATTCGCGCCCGAGTACCAAGGCGCGCTCACCACCCTGTCCGTGAACTCCTCGCTGGTCGACGTACTGGCCGCGGGCACCGAGCAGTTGCGGGCGGCCGAGCGCGCCGGGGCGCGGGGAGAGGCGGCCCGCTCGGGTCTGGCGGTCGCGGAGGCGCACCGGCGGCTCGGGCAGGTGGGCGAGGCGGACCAGGCGTGGAAGGCGAGTTACCGCGCGGCCCGCGAGGCGAAGGACACGCCCGCGATGGCATGGGCCCTGTGGAGCGGCGGCACGCTGGCCCGCCAGCGCGGCGCGCTCCGCCTGGCCTGGCGCCTGCTGGGGCTCGCCGCCGAACTCGGCGAACGCGGCGGCGACATCGTCGTACGCGGCTACTCGCTGGCCGGGATGGCGGAGACCGGCCGTATCCAGGGCGACTACGCGGCGGTCGGCGCGCTGCACGAGCGGCTGCTGGCGGAGGCACGCGAACGCGGCGAGGCGCGGCACACGGTGTGGGCGCTCGAAGGCATCGCGCAGATGCACCGCAACACCGGTTCGTACGACACGGCGTACGCGATGTTCGAGGAGGCCGCGGAGATCGCCGGCCGGGCGGACGACCGGCGTGGGCACGCGTGGGCGCTGCGCGGCCTCGCCGACATCGTGTCCGTGCGCGACGGGGACGCCGACCGCGCGCTCGGCCTGCTCGCCGAGGCCGAGGTGACGTGCCGCGAGATGAACCTGTCCAGCGCGCTAGCGTACAACCACAAGATGCGCGGCAACGTCCTGTACCGCGCCGGGCGTTACGCGCAGGCCCGGGACCTCTACCAGCAGGCCCTGTCGGAGTTCCGGGCGATGAGCGAGCCACGCGGGGAGGCGCTGGCCCGGCTCGGCCTGGCCAAGTCCCTGGCCCGCCTGGGCCGCGACCTGACCGAGACGGCCGCCGAACTGGCGGATCTGGCCCAGGTACTGGACCAGATCGGCCTCCGCCACGCCCATCGCATGGTCTCCCACGCCCAGACGGAACTGGGCATCACACCCGGGCCCGGGGCGGAGCCCGACACCGAGCCCGGCACCCTTGCGGACACCCAGACCGAGCCGGGCACTTGGCCGGACACCCGGGCGGAGTCAAGCACTTCGCCGGACGCCCGGGCGGAGTCAAGCACTTCGCCGGACGCCCGGGCGGAGTCAGGCATCGCGACCGACTCCCGGAGCGAGCCCTGCGTCTCGACGCCCACCCCGACCGGGCCCGGGACCGAAGCAGCCATCCAGCCCGGGCCCGGGACTGAGGCAGCCGCGAAGTCCCCGGTCCCCACCGAAGCCGGTGCCGGCACCGGCACCGGCCCATGCCCGCAGACGCGCCCGGGGCCCGACCCGGACCAGCTCGCGACACCCGGCTCCGGGGCAGGTACGAGCACCCCGCCGCCCACCGTCCACGTCCCCGCGAGCGCCCCTCCCGCCGATGACAGCCGCGCCACCACGCCCCTGCCCGGCCGGGCCGACGCGGGGAGCCGGCGATGACCGCGATGTCCTCCGCGCTCTCCCCCGCCCGGCCCGCCGCAGGGGCACGCGCGGGCGAGAGCGCACCTCAGTTGCTGGAGCACAGCCGTGCCCTCGTACGCCCCGCGCTGGCCGAGGCGATCGCGCGGCTGCATCCCTGGGTGGGCGAGATGGCCGCCTACTCCCTGGGCTGGTGCGAGCCCGGCGGCGCAGCCGTGTCCACGCCCGCGGGCGGCAAAGGACTGCGGCAGGCACTCGCCGTGCTGGGCGCGGAGGCCACCGGGGCCCCGCGGAGCGCCGGAGTGACCGCTGCCGTCGCCGTGGAACTGGTGCACACCTTCTCTCTGCTCCACGACGACATCATGGACGGCGACCCGACCCGGCGCGGGCGCCCCACGGTCTGGAAGGCGTACGGCACGGGCCCGGCCGTCCTCACGGGCGACGCGCTGTTCGCCCTGGCCGTGGAGACCCTCGCCGCCGCACCCGGCACCGGCATCCCGTCGGCCGTCCGCCATCTGTCCACCGCGCTCAACGACCTCGTACGCGGTCAGGCCGACGACCTGCTCTTCGAGAGCCGCCCCTGGACGGGCCCGGAGGCGGTCCGTCCCGACGAGTACCGCGCGATGGCCGAACACAAGACCGGCGCCCTGCTGGGCTGCGCGACCGCCCTGGGCGCCGTGCTCGCCGGCGCACCTCGCGAGACGGTCGCCGCGCTCGACCGTGCGGGCCGCCATCTGGGCATCGCCTTCCAGGTGGTCGACGATCTCCTGGGCATCTGGGGCGATCCCGCCGTGACGGGCAAGCCGGTCCACGCGGACCTGCTCCGGGGCAAGAAGACGTTCCCGGTCCTGGCTGCCCTCGGCACTCCGGCCGCCCGGCCGCTCGCCCGCCTCCTGAACTCAGCCGGCCCCCTCGCCCCGGCGGACGCCCGCCGCGCCGCGACCCTGATCGAGGACGCCGGCGGGCGCGCGGCGGCGACGGCGGAGGCCCGTCGGCACATCGCCGTCGTCGACATCTGCCTCGACCGCCTCCCCACAACCGGCGGCGACACCAGCAGCACGAACAGCACCCGCAGCACCGACGACCTGCGCGCGCTGCTCGACTTCCTCGTACGCCGCGAGATGTGACCGATTCCCTCCCCCCACAAGCCCCTTGACGCTCCAGAAAGCCCTTGCCACACTCACCGCACCCCACCGTAGAAAACGCTTGCTACACACCCCCACACAGGAGAGGACGAGATGGGACGCAGAGCCGCACCTCACCTCACTCGCTCGACCCCACCGCCCCGCCTCAGGCGCACAGGTGTCCTCGCCGCCTGCGCGACGACCCTGGTCACGGCGGCGGCCCTGCTCACCGCCCCGGCCAGTGCGGCCCCCGCGAGCGTCGCCCCGGCGGCAGCCTGCGGCGAGGGCTCGTACCAGGCCGAGGCCACGCTCAGCGGCAGCACCTGGACCGCCCGTCGCGGAACCGGCGTCGTCTACACCGGAACCGACATGCGGGCCGCGATGCAGGCGGCCGTCAGCAGCCTCACGGCAGGGCGCACATCGAAGGAGCGGGTCGTCGTACGCGGCTCGGGCAGCATCAGCGCCGGCTCCAGGGTCTCCCTGCCGAGCTACACCGTGCTCGACGTGTGCGGCACCATCAACGTCACCGGTTCGGGCACCGGAGACCAGGCGCCGGTCTACGCACGCGGCGTACAGGACATCGAGGTCCAGCACCTGAACGTCACCGGGGCCCCGCTCTACGGCATCTTCATGCGCAATGTCACCAACGTGGTCCTCGGCCAGATCGACATGCGTCTGTCGGCCGGT
Coding sequences:
- a CDS encoding antitoxin, producing MSVMDKLKDMLKGHPEQTSKGIDKAGDLVDDRTQGKYSGQVDTAQDRLKDQFGSGKDDNPPRS
- a CDS encoding ribonuclease H family protein, encoding MIVPMAERVIAACDGASKGNPGPAGWAWVVGDGTGTPTEWEAGPLGTATNNVAELTALERLLTAVDPGVPLEIRMDSQYAMKAVTTWLPGWKRKGWKTAAGKPVANQELVVRIDELLDGRSVEFRYVPAHQVDGDPLNDFADRAASQAAFVQKPAGSEQGSPEPPKSPAAKKATPKAASAKKRTSSSSTSSSASSSRTLKAKFPGRCRCGRSYAAGETIAKNPDGWGHPECRTEAQ
- a CDS encoding MurR/RpiR family transcriptional regulator — protein: MPSPQQARAQASAISSGKPVTEAEAAPTTRLRALFDGPRLSPGQRRIAQYLIEHITEAAFLSITDLAERVGVSQPSVTRFATAVGFSGYPALRERLQSIALSKLAGSPDAAEEARPNELQAAVDAEIDNLENLRRDFADPEQVIETGRALSQSTPLTVLGLRISGSLAEYFAYAARRIHPDVRLVTRGGSVAYDALLQSREAGGTWVLAFTMPRHAHETLTAMRVARRAGLRVALVTDLGLGPLADEADVVFATGTGARLVFDSYAAPVVLSAALLQAMTDADPERTQARLEDYEQVADEHVFFLKD
- a CDS encoding TetR family transcriptional regulator; its protein translation is MRESLVAAAFHLFVERGYEQTTVDDIVALAGVGRRSFFRYFPSKEDVVFPDHEGCLARMTAFLGESGPAHEPVERVCDAARLVLRMYAENPAFSVQRYHLTRKVPGLRTYELSVVWRYERALAEYLRGRFSGRPDGTLRADVIAAAVVAAHNNGLRSWLRSDGRGDAGAEVDHALAHVQGVFGPQQAAGAPARSPGPDGNGADGNGARGGGKDDDVVVVVSRRGAPLWRVVQEIETTLGRDPA
- a CDS encoding Zn-ribbon domain-containing OB-fold protein produces the protein MFHRGSGTTTGLLDPGTIAGTGAAATAAPAEEGLLYQRCRWCGTSTFHRLLCPVCAGSDLRTERSAGLGVIRHATVVQRNTPGARNVSLVEMAEGFTVRGRVSGPLVAIRTGDRVQLTTSADPVRREPVFKLCDEPFSGPYAGSYSGWH
- a CDS encoding mycothiol transferase, whose translation is MHAQDVLVEAYGRIKDEVHAAVVGLSPDELNARPGGTANSITWLIWHLTRVQDDHVADAFGFKQVYLSGGWADRFALPLSEDDTGYGHDARQVGEVRVDSGDLLTGYYDAVHEQTLRALGGLRAEDLDRVVDENWTPAVTLGARLVSVLSDDLQHVGQAAYARGLSAAD
- a CDS encoding polyprenyl synthetase family protein, whose amino-acid sequence is MTAMSSALSPARPAAGARAGESAPQLLEHSRALVRPALAEAIARLHPWVGEMAAYSLGWCEPGGAAVSTPAGGKGLRQALAVLGAEATGAPRSAGVTAAVAVELVHTFSLLHDDIMDGDPTRRGRPTVWKAYGTGPAVLTGDALFALAVETLAAAPGTGIPSAVRHLSTALNDLVRGQADDLLFESRPWTGPEAVRPDEYRAMAEHKTGALLGCATALGAVLAGAPRETVAALDRAGRHLGIAFQVVDDLLGIWGDPAVTGKPVHADLLRGKKTFPVLAALGTPAARPLARLLNSAGPLAPADARRAATLIEDAGGRAAATAEARRHIAVVDICLDRLPTTGGDTSSTNSTRSTDDLRALLDFLVRREM